Genomic window (Nitrospirota bacterium):
TTAAAGGTTACGGCTTCTTCCTTCAGAAATATCTCTGGGAAGAGTACAGGAAGTTCACTCTTGGCAACGGCCATGACCTCGCTGACTTTGACACATACCATAAAGTTAGAGGATTGAGATGGCCGGTAGTGGACGGCAAAGAGACATTGTGGAGATTTAATTCCGAGTATGACCCATACGCAAAAGCGGCAAACAACGGGCAGTTCGCTTTTTATGGAAAGGCGTTTAAAGAGCTTCCGTCAGGCGACCTGTCAGGGCCGAAAGGGGAAGAGAAGGTCAAATTCCCGAACAAGGCAAAGATATTTCTGAGGCACTATATTGACCCTGCCGAGATACCTAACAATGAATATCCATTATGGCTCAGCACCGGAAGGGTGCTTGAACACTGGCACAGCGGCACAATGACGATGCGCGTGCCTGAACTCTACCGTGCGGTTCCTGAGGCGGTCTGTTTTATGAACCCGAAAGACGCGAAGTCACACAACGTAAAAGACGGCGACCTCATCTGGGTGGAATCACGAAGGGGGAAGGTAAAGGTGCATGTTGATACAAGGGGGCGGAACAACCCGCCGAGGCGATTGATCTTTGTCCCGTGGTTTGACGAGCATGTCCTGATAAACAAGGTGACGCTTGACGCCACCTGCCCGATATCCAAAGAGACTGATTTCAAGAAATGCGCGGTAAAAATTTATAAGGCGTAATTCAAATTCCCTCTCCCCTTGCGGGAGAGGGTTAGGGTGAGGGGTATTTCAATAGAAGATGATGCCTGAAAGAAGAGATTTCCTATTAAAGACGATCAAAAGCCTTGGACTCGCAACAGCAGGCGGACTGGTGTGGGGCGGGTTTATTGAAGAAGGCAGGTCAGCGCCTTTGATCTTGAGGCCGCCCGGCGCAGCGCCTGAAAAGGCATTTCTTGCCTCATGCATAAAATGCGGTATGTGCGTTGAGGCATGCCCTTATGACGCGCTTGCGCTTGCAAAACCCGGAGATAATAAGCCGGTCGGAACTCCGTATTTTATCCCCAGGGACAATCCGTGCCGGATGTGCAAAGACATACCATGCGTGCCGGCGTGTCCGACAGGATCTCTTGATAAGGCATTGGTGAGTGATAAAGTTGAAAACGGAGAAATAAAACTCAACATTGATCTCGCAAGGATGGGGCTCGCGGTCATAGACAGGGAAACATGCATCGCGTATTCAGGCATCCAGTGTGACGCCTGCTACCGCGCCTGCCCTCTGATGGATAAGGCGGTAACTGTCGAGTATATGAGAAATGTACGAACAGGGAAACACGCCATGCTCGCCCCTGTTGTTCACAGTAAAGCCTGCACCGGATGCGGCATGTGCGAAAAGGCGTGCGTAACCAAAAAGGCGTCCATATTCGTACTGCCCCTTAAAATCGCCATGGGAGAATCGAG
Coding sequences:
- the napG gene encoding ferredoxin-type protein NapG; translated protein: MMPERRDFLLKTIKSLGLATAGGLVWGGFIEEGRSAPLILRPPGAAPEKAFLASCIKCGMCVEACPYDALALAKPGDNKPVGTPYFIPRDNPCRMCKDIPCVPACPTGSLDKALVSDKVENGEIKLNIDLARMGLAVIDRETCIAYSGIQCDACYRACPLMDKAVTVEYMRNVRTGKHAMLAPVVHSKACTGCGMCEKACVTKKASIFVLPLKIAMGESSERYVKGWDERDEDRLKDVPEKVTTETPRSEKKPVDYLNEDVF